Proteins encoded by one window of Flavobacteriales bacterium:
- a CDS encoding SRPBCC domain-containing protein: MPKKKPYSLEFIVKSSPKILYNCISTPSGLSEWFSDDVNVRDNLYTFIWDGEEQQAELLDVRANESIRFRWTEDDDSDSYFEFKIQKDEITGEIALVITDFADDDSEKDEAIRLWNSQIHDLMHHIGS; this comes from the coding sequence ATGCCAAAAAAGAAACCTTATTCACTCGAATTCATTGTCAAGTCGAGCCCAAAGATATTATATAATTGCATTAGCACCCCAAGTGGCCTTTCCGAATGGTTTTCCGATGACGTGAATGTTCGCGACAACCTGTACACCTTTATCTGGGATGGCGAAGAACAACAAGCCGAACTCCTGGATGTCAGGGCCAACGAATCCATCCGGTTCAGGTGGACAGAAGATGATGACAGCGACAGCTACTTCGAATTCAAGATACAGAAAGACGAGATCACCGGAGAAATCGCCCTGGTCATTACCGACTTTGCCGACGACGATTCGGAGAAAGATGAAGCCATTCGTTTGTGGAATTCCCAGATCCACGATCTGATGCACCACATAGGGTCCTGA
- a CDS encoding shikimate kinase produces the protein MTTRASYPSNIFLIGYMGSGKTTFGKKLARVIGYRFLDMDQYIEKKVGRSIPELFEADGEGVFRTLETEALGEVVKESGQVIATGGGMPCFNDNVKLMNANGQTVYLELTPEALVSRLRQAKEVRPLVHGKDESELRAFISQHLASREKYYKQATLIYPGLNPDAEALAAALKNG, from the coding sequence ATGACAACCAGGGCATCTTACCCATCTAATATTTTCCTGATCGGTTATATGGGGTCCGGAAAAACCACTTTTGGCAAAAAACTGGCCCGGGTTATCGGCTACCGTTTTCTGGACATGGATCAGTACATAGAGAAAAAAGTCGGACGATCCATTCCGGAACTATTCGAAGCGGATGGGGAAGGCGTATTCCGGACTTTGGAGACAGAGGCCTTGGGTGAGGTAGTGAAAGAGTCCGGGCAGGTCATCGCTACAGGAGGAGGGATGCCATGTTTCAATGATAATGTAAAACTCATGAATGCCAACGGGCAAACGGTTTATCTGGAATTGACGCCCGAAGCTTTGGTGAGTCGTTTGAGGCAGGCGAAAGAAGTACGACCGCTTGTACATGGTAAGGATGAATCAGAATTACGCGCATTCATATCGCAACATCTGGCATCGCGGGAAAAATATTACAAACAGGCTACGTTGATCTATCCGGGACTGAATCCGGATGCGGAGGCCCTGGCTGCCGCACTGAAAAATGGTTAG
- a CDS encoding prohibitin family protein: MSWDNKPNFRFSPVVIALVAGGLLLLIFANSLFITIGAGECGVLFRRFGGGVDVETTLDEGFHMVAPWNKVYVHDVTEMQKEEQMEVLSSNGLTIKVDVSIRFQPMKLKLGYLHKKFRTEYVTAFIIPEIRSSVRKVVGRYTPEELYSKKREEVQDRIFEDMRKVMSVNFIDVKALLIRSVILPSAIQEAIERKLAQEQASLEYEFKLEKEQKEAERKKIEAEGIRNFQRIVTESINENLLRWKGIEATENLAKSTNAKVVVIGSGKDGLPIILGDK; the protein is encoded by the coding sequence ATAAGTTGGGATAATAAACCCAATTTCAGATTCTCGCCTGTGGTGATCGCCCTGGTTGCAGGTGGACTGTTATTGCTGATCTTTGCCAACTCACTGTTTATCACTATCGGGGCAGGGGAATGCGGTGTTTTATTCCGGAGGTTCGGCGGTGGTGTTGATGTTGAAACGACGCTGGATGAGGGTTTTCATATGGTTGCTCCCTGGAACAAAGTGTATGTTCATGATGTAACGGAGATGCAGAAAGAGGAACAGATGGAAGTGCTGTCATCCAACGGTCTCACCATCAAGGTGGACGTATCCATTCGTTTTCAGCCGATGAAATTGAAACTGGGTTACCTGCATAAAAAGTTCAGAACGGAATATGTCACTGCCTTTATTATCCCGGAAATACGGTCATCTGTCAGGAAAGTGGTAGGACGTTACACACCTGAAGAGCTGTATTCAAAAAAGAGGGAAGAGGTACAGGATCGAATTTTCGAAGATATGCGGAAGGTGATGAGTGTCAATTTTATCGACGTGAAGGCTTTGCTCATCCGATCGGTGATCCTGCCATCTGCCATACAGGAAGCCATCGAACGCAAACTGGCACAGGAACAGGCTTCCCTTGAGTATGAGTTTAAACTGGAAAAAGAACAGAAAGAAGCGGAGCGAAAAAAGATCGAAGCAGAGGGTATCCGGAACTTTCAGCGGATCGTAACAGAAAGCATCAATGAAAATCTGTTACGCTGGAAGGGCATTGAAGCGACTGAGAATCTGGCCAAATCCACCAACGCAAAGGTGGTAGTGATCGGCAGTGGAAAGGACGGCCTGCCTATCATATTGGGTGATAAATAA
- a CDS encoding DUF1295 domain-containing protein translates to MALIHTIEKQGNVLFKYRGQIPVVLFIMAVPVILVTDYSRMDAATEFVVLCLSVCLSVIGQLIRAYTIGTTPRGTSGRNTDKQVAEQLNTSGIYSMLRHPLYLGNYLMWIGIVVYTWNGWFVAIVTLAYWLYYERIMFAEERFLERKFGEVYLSWSQTVPAFIPSFKHIRKPDVPFSMKSVFRREYSGALATVLGFVFVHSLRNYSISGNAHPGMTALYVLAGASVIALFLRTLKHYTGVLKEDGRS, encoded by the coding sequence ATGGCATTGATCCACACAATCGAAAAACAGGGAAATGTGCTGTTTAAATACAGGGGCCAAATTCCTGTGGTGCTATTTATTATGGCGGTTCCGGTCATTCTTGTCACGGATTACAGCCGGATGGATGCCGCCACGGAATTTGTGGTACTGTGCCTTTCCGTTTGTCTTTCTGTAATCGGACAACTGATAAGGGCGTATACCATAGGCACTACCCCACGCGGCACCTCCGGAAGAAATACGGATAAACAGGTAGCAGAGCAGCTGAATACAAGTGGAATTTACTCCATGTTGCGCCATCCGCTATACCTGGGGAATTATCTGATGTGGATAGGCATTGTGGTATATACCTGGAACGGTTGGTTTGTGGCCATCGTGACCCTTGCCTATTGGCTGTATTATGAGCGGATCATGTTTGCGGAAGAGCGTTTCCTTGAACGCAAATTCGGTGAGGTCTACCTTTCCTGGTCACAAACGGTACCTGCGTTTATCCCGTCATTCAAACACATTCGTAAACCCGACGTGCCCTTTTCCATGAAGAGTGTTTTCAGGAGAGAGTACTCGGGCGCCCTGGCAACCGTGCTGGGTTTTGTATTCGTTCACAGTCTGCGTAACTACTCTATCAGCGGCAATGCCCATCCGGGAATGACAGCCTTGTATGTACTGGCCGGCGCCTCTGTTATTGCCCTCTTCCTGCGCACCCTCAAACATTATACGGGGGTGTTAAAAGAAGACGGGAGGTCGTAG
- a CDS encoding SDR family oxidoreductase, whose amino-acid sequence MSLKGKVIVITGATSGIGKALALEAARRGASVVVSGRNEERLEEVRAQIASGGTPVHAIRADVSKEEEARRLIELSAQHMGGIDILINNAGISMRALFRDVDLEVIRQVMDINFWGAVYCTKYALDHVLKRKGSVVGISSIAGFKGLPARTGYSASKFALHGFLESVRIENAAKGLHVLLACPGFTASNIRNTALAADGSQQGESPRDEQKMMTAEEVAGHILDAIENRKRTIVLTREGRLTVLLSKFFPAWLDRLVLKHFAKEKNNPV is encoded by the coding sequence ATGTCGTTGAAAGGAAAAGTGATCGTTATTACCGGGGCTACCTCCGGCATCGGCAAGGCCCTGGCCCTGGAAGCGGCTCGAAGGGGAGCCTCTGTTGTGGTGTCCGGTCGGAATGAGGAGCGTCTTGAGGAAGTCCGGGCGCAGATCGCTTCCGGAGGAACACCGGTGCATGCCATCCGCGCGGATGTGAGTAAGGAAGAAGAAGCCCGGCGCCTGATCGAATTGTCTGCGCAACACATGGGCGGCATAGATATTCTGATTAACAATGCCGGGATTTCCATGCGCGCCCTGTTCCGGGATGTAGACCTTGAGGTGATCCGGCAGGTCATGGATATCAATTTCTGGGGAGCGGTTTACTGCACCAAATATGCCCTTGACCATGTGTTAAAACGGAAGGGGAGTGTCGTAGGTATTTCATCCATAGCTGGTTTCAAGGGGTTACCTGCCCGTACCGGATACTCCGCTTCAAAGTTTGCATTGCATGGCTTCCTGGAGTCCGTGCGCATTGAGAATGCAGCAAAAGGATTGCACGTATTGCTTGCCTGTCCGGGTTTTACCGCATCCAACATCCGGAACACGGCTCTCGCCGCCGACGGTTCACAGCAGGGTGAATCCCCAAGGGATGAACAAAAGATGATGACGGCTGAAGAGGTGGCAGGACACATCCTTGATGCCATTGAGAACCGTAAGCGTACCATTGTGCTTACCCGGGAAGGAAGACTTACGGTATTGCTAAGTAAATTTTTTCCTGCCTGGCTGGATCGGCTGGTGTTGAAGCATTTTGCAAAAGAAAAGAACAATCCTGTGTGA
- a CDS encoding bifunctional 3,4-dihydroxy-2-butanone-4-phosphate synthase/GTP cyclohydrolase II encodes MKTELNTIEEAIADIHAGKVVIVVDDANRENEGDFIAAARSATPELINFMATHGRGLICASITEERCEELGLEMMVSRNTSLHETPFTVSIDLLGNGTSTGISASDRSKTVQALINPDTKPEDFAKPGHIFPLRAKVGGVLRRAGHTEAAIDLARLAGFEAAGVLVEIMNEDGTMARLPELMAISERFDLKVISIEDLIAYRLKHESLIQREVEVDLPTDWGHFHLIAFTQTTTKQEHLALIKGEWKSDEPVLVRMHSSCLTGDIFGSCRCDCGSQLHTSMEMIEKEGKGVVVYMNHEGRGIGLLNKLKAYQLQEQGLDTVEANLELGFNVDERDYGVGAQILRNLGISKIRLLSNNPKKRAGLIGYGLEIVENVSLEIASNEFNKKYLETKKEKMGHTLKLDRQAD; translated from the coding sequence ATGAAGACAGAACTGAATACCATTGAAGAGGCCATTGCGGATATACATGCCGGAAAAGTGGTCATTGTTGTTGATGACGCCAACCGCGAAAACGAAGGAGACTTTATAGCGGCGGCCAGAAGTGCCACACCGGAATTGATCAACTTTATGGCCACGCATGGACGGGGACTCATCTGCGCCTCCATCACAGAAGAACGTTGCGAAGAACTCGGCCTTGAGATGATGGTGTCACGTAACACCTCTCTGCACGAAACACCTTTCACGGTGTCTATCGACCTGCTTGGAAATGGCACCTCAACTGGCATCTCAGCAAGCGACCGGTCCAAGACAGTTCAGGCACTCATCAACCCCGATACCAAACCGGAAGATTTTGCCAAACCCGGTCATATCTTCCCTTTGCGCGCCAAGGTGGGTGGTGTATTAAGAAGAGCCGGCCATACGGAAGCGGCCATTGACCTGGCGCGGCTTGCCGGATTTGAAGCCGCAGGGGTATTGGTTGAGATCATGAATGAAGACGGAACCATGGCACGGCTACCGGAACTCATGGCCATCTCCGAACGATTTGACCTGAAGGTGATCTCCATTGAAGACCTGATCGCATACCGCCTGAAACATGAATCGCTTATCCAACGTGAAGTGGAAGTGGACCTCCCGACAGACTGGGGGCATTTCCATTTGATTGCTTTCACCCAAACCACCACCAAACAGGAACACCTTGCCCTTATCAAGGGAGAATGGAAATCCGATGAGCCCGTGCTGGTGCGCATGCATTCCTCTTGTCTTACCGGAGACATTTTCGGATCCTGCAGATGTGACTGTGGTTCGCAATTGCACACCTCCATGGAGATGATCGAGAAGGAAGGAAAAGGTGTGGTGGTTTATATGAACCATGAAGGCCGCGGCATAGGACTGCTTAACAAACTCAAAGCCTACCAGCTTCAGGAACAAGGTCTGGATACCGTAGAGGCCAATCTGGAACTTGGCTTTAATGTAGATGAAAGAGACTATGGCGTTGGCGCACAAATCCTCCGCAATCTGGGTATTTCAAAAATCCGCCTGCTGTCCAACAACCCCAAGAAAAGAGCCGGGCTGATCGGATATGGCCTGGAGATCGTTGAGAACGTGAGCCTGGAGATCGCATCCAACGAGTTCAACAAAAAATACCTGGAAACAAAAAAGGAGAAAATGGGGCACACACTGAAGCTGGACCGTCAGGCTGACTAA
- a CDS encoding glycosyltransferase, translating to MKLFVILSRVPWPLEKGDKLRAYFMIRHLSERFEITLCCLSDEGPKQEAIQALSPFCKHIEIIRLNRMAIYGRLCLNLFFGNLPFQVRWFTSNKAKRKIKKLITQHQPDRIFCQLIRVAEYVKDIPNIPKILDYMDVFSKGMDRRLNTAPGYMRPLVNMEYKRLLHYEHTVFSQFDERMIISEQDRNLIVHPEHHKIHVVINGVDTNFFYPMPHDKDFELLFNGNMSYPPNVESAEFIVKMVLPLVWKQKPGVRLLISGTNPSPRVKVLEGKNVVVSGWVEDIRTSFARSRILVAPMQISIGLQNKLLEAMAMGIPCITSTLANNALNAPEEECILVADTPEEFAKHILRLLDHPEDASLMADNALNFVREHFRWEAVCKQTGDIIEKAGQA from the coding sequence TTGAAGCTATTCGTCATCCTTTCCCGGGTACCCTGGCCATTGGAAAAAGGCGATAAGTTGCGTGCCTATTTTATGATACGGCACCTGTCCGAACGCTTCGAGATCACATTATGCTGTCTGAGTGATGAAGGCCCTAAACAGGAAGCCATCCAGGCCCTCTCCCCTTTCTGCAAACACATAGAGATCATACGCCTGAACAGGATGGCGATATATGGTCGTTTGTGCCTCAATCTGTTTTTTGGAAACCTGCCTTTTCAGGTGCGATGGTTTACCAGCAACAAAGCAAAAAGAAAGATTAAAAAACTGATTACCCAACACCAGCCCGACCGGATATTTTGCCAGCTTATCAGGGTGGCAGAGTATGTTAAGGACATTCCGAATATTCCGAAGATTCTCGACTACATGGACGTGTTTTCCAAAGGCATGGACCGTCGGCTGAATACTGCACCCGGCTACATGCGACCATTGGTGAACATGGAATACAAGCGCCTGCTGCATTACGAGCACACTGTATTCTCTCAATTTGATGAGCGGATGATCATTTCGGAGCAGGACAGAAACCTGATCGTACACCCCGAACATCATAAAATCCATGTAGTGATCAATGGCGTGGATACAAACTTCTTCTATCCCATGCCACACGACAAAGATTTTGAATTGTTATTCAACGGAAACATGAGCTATCCACCCAATGTGGAAAGCGCGGAGTTCATTGTTAAGATGGTGCTGCCACTTGTATGGAAACAGAAACCAGGTGTGCGTCTTCTGATATCCGGAACGAATCCTTCACCCCGTGTAAAGGTCCTGGAAGGAAAGAATGTAGTGGTCAGCGGATGGGTCGAGGACATACGCACCAGCTTTGCCCGCTCTCGTATACTCGTTGCGCCTATGCAGATCAGCATCGGTCTGCAAAACAAACTTCTGGAAGCCATGGCCATGGGTATACCCTGTATCACTTCCACCCTGGCCAACAACGCGCTGAATGCTCCCGAAGAAGAGTGTATTCTGGTGGCAGACACACCGGAAGAATTTGCCAAACATATTCTACGCCTGCTGGATCACCCGGAAGATGCGTCCCTCATGGCTGATAACGCCCTCAATTTTGTCAGAGAACATTTCCGTTGGGAAGCGGTCTGCAAACAAACCGGGGATATCATTGAAAAGGCCGGACAGGCCTGA
- a CDS encoding LptF/LptG family permease, translating into MKKLDRLLIRSFVGPFALTFFIAIFFLVMQFLWKYVDDLVGKGLEMTVIAELLLYASASLVPLALPLAILLSSIMCFGNLGEKYELAAAKASGISLQRLMSPIAGVTIIISLAAFYFSNNILPLANLKMVTLIHDVQSKKPALNIKPGIFYSGIEGYTIKVDKKWPDGSLKEIMIYDHTDRMGNTKVVLADSGMMVMSSDERYLILTLLNGHAYEEMDKSARNRESTFPFMRSSFEKEVIRFDLSSFAFARGDEELFKDKYTMLNLRQLEIQMDTLKKLMAERREDFGQNLVKSYFKRFDEKQIKQSEDSVLTLEHPDVLANFDRNDRLKLLEVSMNLIRSAKAFTDITRDDISVRYKNIVRHRIEYHRKFTLSIACMVLFFIGAPLGAIVRKGGLGAPMVLSVLFFLLYYIASIMGEKFARETVISPAVGMWLSTVVLTPIGLFLTNRATGDSVLMNADSYVAFFKKIFKRKSATS; encoded by the coding sequence ATGAAAAAGCTGGACCGTTTGCTGATTAGGTCATTCGTTGGCCCGTTTGCGCTCACTTTCTTTATTGCCATCTTTTTTCTGGTCATGCAGTTCCTCTGGAAATATGTAGACGACCTGGTCGGAAAGGGGTTGGAAATGACAGTGATCGCTGAGCTGCTGCTATATGCATCTGCCAGCCTTGTGCCCCTGGCCTTGCCCCTGGCCATTCTGCTTTCATCGATCATGTGCTTCGGAAACCTGGGGGAAAAATATGAGCTGGCCGCCGCCAAAGCTTCCGGAATCTCCCTTCAGCGCCTGATGAGCCCCATAGCCGGGGTAACCATCATCATCAGCCTTGCGGCATTTTACTTTTCCAACAACATACTACCCCTGGCCAACCTCAAGATGGTCACCCTCATTCATGATGTACAATCCAAAAAACCTGCCCTCAATATCAAACCTGGAATTTTTTACTCCGGGATTGAAGGATATACCATCAAGGTTGATAAGAAATGGCCGGACGGCAGTCTGAAGGAAATTATGATCTATGACCACACCGACCGCATGGGCAATACCAAGGTGGTACTGGCAGACTCCGGTATGATGGTCATGTCATCGGATGAACGATACCTGATCCTCACCCTTCTGAACGGACATGCTTATGAAGAAATGGATAAGTCTGCCCGTAACCGGGAAAGCACCTTTCCATTCATGCGCTCGTCATTTGAAAAAGAAGTGATCCGTTTCGATCTGAGCTCATTTGCTTTCGCACGTGGTGATGAAGAGCTTTTCAAGGATAAGTATACGATGCTTAACCTCCGTCAGCTTGAGATTCAGATGGATACCCTGAAAAAGCTGATGGCGGAGCGACGGGAGGACTTTGGACAGAATCTGGTTAAAAGTTATTTCAAACGGTTTGATGAAAAGCAGATCAAGCAGTCCGAAGACAGCGTTCTCACCCTGGAACACCCGGATGTATTGGCCAACTTCGACCGTAACGACCGGCTTAAACTGCTGGAAGTTTCCATGAACCTTATCAGAAGCGCCAAAGCTTTCACGGATATTACCCGTGACGATATCAGTGTACGATATAAGAACATTGTCCGCCACAGAATCGAATACCACCGGAAATTCACACTGTCCATTGCCTGTATGGTACTCTTCTTTATTGGTGCACCGTTGGGTGCCATCGTGCGCAAAGGAGGGCTGGGGGCACCCATGGTTCTTTCCGTGCTATTTTTCCTCCTGTACTACATTGCTTCTATTATGGGCGAGAAGTTTGCCAGAGAAACCGTGATCTCTCCTGCCGTGGGTATGTGGTTATCAACGGTGGTGCTCACACCAATAGGATTGTTTCTGACAAACCGTGCCACCGGTGATTCTGTCTTAATGAACGCCGATTCCTATGTGGCCTTCTTTAAAAAGATATTCAAACGTAAATCCGCTACCTCTTGA